DNA from Nitrospira sp.:
GGCCCCTAGGGACCTTCTGCTATACTTGGCATACATTGCGGCCAGGAGGGAGGCAAATTCGTGAAGAAAGAGGACCTCGCTGAGAAATGGTGGACAAGAACGATCAACAGCCAAAAGCCGCGGATCACCAGACCATTCTGGTTGCACACATGATGACACCCGGCGTAGTCCAGATTCCAGGAGATGTATCCGTCACCGAAGCGGCATCGCTCCTGGAACGCGAGCGAATGCCCTGCCTGCTGGTCAAAGATACAGAGTCTCGGTTCGGACTCATGACGCCGACCGATATTGTCAAAAAGGTCGTCGCGCAGGGCCTCGAACCCGATGACATCGAAGTCCGGACCATCATGACAAGATCGGTCCAATTTATCGAGTACGATCGAGCGATGGACGAAGCCTCGGCGCTCATGATGTCCACCGGGACACCGATCCTGATCGTCACGAAGCAAGATCAGCCGGTCGGCGTCCTCACCGCCAGAGACCTGCTCCTTTCTCCAAAGCGATGCGTTACGAACATCTCTGCCACCATCAGTGTCATTGAGGGAGAGGGCATGGGAGATGAACATCAGGTCTCCATCTCACAACTCAGCCATGCCGGCGCCTCGGTGGAATCTCCCGCGCTGTTGCTGTCGGGGACCAAAATCATATTGAGCTTTTGCCTCTCTGAAATGATGAGTCCCTTGACCATTCGAGGGACCGTCTTGGATAACGCGAGAGTTGACCCGCTGTCTGGCACAACCGGTTCCTTCATGACGTCACATCGAGGAGTAGAGATACAATTCGTTGATCTCTCTCCCGCAGACCAGTCCAGGATCAAGGCCTGGGTGCTGAGCAATCTCCCTAAATCTTTCGACCCCTCATAGATTCCCCCGCCTTTACAGGTGGGGACATCCGGCTGGATTAGAGCGCACCGGATCGCGGCAATCTTTGACCGATATACGATCCATTGGTACAATTTTCCGTCTCACTTACCTTTAAGAGGACCACTATGAATTCAACCGGCAGACCTCCGCAGATTCGGAACCGTCCCACCTTGTCACGAGACGAGATCCTGCATCAAATCAGTGCCCTTCTCGACGGCCGCGAGGACGACCTGCATGCCGCCCTCATGTCGGAACTTCTGACGGGGCTGCTGAAACTCCACGACGCGCGCTTAGACCTCCTGGACGTGAAAATCGTAAACCGTGCCGTTAAAGAACTTCGGCATGCATTCAGCGTCTTCCGCGGATATCGCAACCGTCAGAAAGTCAGCATCTTCGGCTCGGCACGAACTCTTTCCGACGATCCCAATTATCAACTAGCCTACACG
Protein-coding regions in this window:
- a CDS encoding CBS domain-containing protein translates to MVDKNDQQPKAADHQTILVAHMMTPGVVQIPGDVSVTEAASLLERERMPCLLVKDTESRFGLMTPTDIVKKVVAQGLEPDDIEVRTIMTRSVQFIEYDRAMDEASALMMSTGTPILIVTKQDQPVGVLTARDLLLSPKRCVTNISATISVIEGEGMGDEHQVSISQLSHAGASVESPALLLSGTKIILSFCLSEMMSPLTIRGTVLDNARVDPLSGTTGSFMTSHRGVEIQFVDLSPADQSRIKAWVLSNLPKSFDPS